The genome window CCGTTTATATCTCCAATCGTATCTAAATACATATCAAAACGTTTTAATCTGTATTCATCGTTGGGATAAACTCGTAACTCATCGGGCGCATAGTTTAGCGTCTTAAAGTACTTATATACAAGTCCTATATCGAACCCATTTGTAGTGTGTATGCTAGAACAACCAAATAGATACTTCGATTCAACCTTTTTCATGTACTCCGACACTCCCCTCCACAGAAGGTTAATAACCGCCCCGCTTCTGAAGTCTCTGTGTACACACGCCCGGCCAAGTTCAAGCTTATTACCCTTAGCTATTTTTATATTATCAATATCAAACTCGGTTTCTGAATAAAACCGATCCGAATAAGTAGATGAAATGAACCTATAAGTCCCAATTACGTTTTCGGTTTTCTTGTCAATTATGATTAAGTGATCGCATATGAAATCAAAACCATCAACGTCTATTTGGAGCCTTGCCCTTTTGTTCAGAACCTCTCTGTAAAAGACCTCGTACCTGAGGTTTAATGCTTGTTCTAACTCATGGGCATTTTCAACAGACTTTATAATGAAGTGCTCATTCTCATAAAAGACCACTATCTTCGGCTTAAACAAACGTAATTTCCAACGGTACGCCGCCAGGAGCATATTAAAATTGGATACAGTTTTTTTTATTGATGCCACTTTTTGAGCTAACATAGACTTTCACATAATCCTCTATGTAAGATATAACAAGGTAATGTTAAAGTATTGTTAAAATTCCTCTGTTTTTCAATATATTTATTTTCAAACCGTAAATAAATTAGAGTGTTGAGCCGAAAAGTTTATTATGGCCTTTAAATTTATATTCAGTCATTCTTCTCGCATCTCAGTATAATTTTAAAATAAGATATCAACAATTTTTAAATGTAATATATTTCGAACGGATTTCTTCTAAATTATGACATGAATGAACTAATTCAAATAATCAAGGATCGAATAAGGATGAGTGGGCCGATTACGTTTGCAAAATTTATGCAACTGGCTTTATACCATCAAGGATATGGATACTACAGCTCAGATAGGACTAGAATAGGTAAGGAAGGAGATTACTATACGAGCCCATGTGTGCATCCGGCATTTGGTGAAATCATTGGCAGATTTATTTACAAAGTTTACAAAACCCTAGACATTCAAGAATTCACAATAGTAGAAATGGGTGCCGGTAAGGGATACTTAGCCCTAGATGTACTAGATTCAATAAAGAGAGATCAACCTGAATTCTATAGCAACCTCAATTACTTGATGGTGGAAATTAGTCCTACCCTAGTGGAAGAAGAAAAGAGTATACTGAAAGACCATATACGTAAAATCAAATTCCTTAACTCGATTTCAGAAATAGAGGACGAAGAAGTTGCCGGAGTTTTTATCTCAAATGAACTCTTAGACTCATTTCCGTTTCACCGCCTAAAGTACATAAAAGACAATTTCCAAGAGATATATGTCGGTCTTGTAAACGACCAGTTCACAGAAATCCTCGACAGTTTAAGCATTATTGAACTCAAAAACTACATTGATAGGTACGATATTGAATTCAGAGAAGGCCAAGAGGTTGAGATAAACCTTAATGCTGGGAAATGGCTGAGTGATGTAAGCAGAGTTATAACTAGAGGATTTGTCCTTACTATTGATTATGGCTTTCTTGCCCCTGAATTATTCAATCCCACCAGAATGACAGGCACGTCTAAGTGCCTATACAAACACAGTGCGAATGATGATCCCCTTACGCATATCGGTGAGCAAGATATCACAGCCCATGTCGATTTTTCAAATCTCATAAGAGTTGGCGAATCAGTTGGTTTAAATACGTTTAAGTACATAACTCAGGGACAATTCTTAATCGACTGGGGGATATTGGACATCGTTGAAAGATACTCAAGTAAAGATAAATCTTCTAAGACGTCAGAGCAAAAACATATTTTGGCCATTAAAAATCTATTTTTACCAGAACTTATGGGCGACAAATTCAAGGTACTGATCCAGGAAAAAAACTTGGGAGACAAGCTTAAACCATTCTATCCCGAATCACCTTTTAAGATGAGCTTCGAAATGCCTGGGGATAGATACATCTAGATGTATTTAGTAATCGCGGGTCTTCGCTAAATCCTTACACCGTTTTCATAAAGAATTAATTTTCCTTCCCTATAATCAATATAAAAATTCCAAAATAATCATAAACGAAATTTGAGCATTTTTTATAAATCGATATAGGAGGTTTAAATGATCGGATTAGCCAAACAAGTACTGAAAAAAGAATGGGACACTTTAAGACTCTATTTCGATAATTGTGGCGACATAGGTGAATTCAAATTTGAGGACCTTGCGAATTCCTCACGGGTACGGGGTCAAGAAGAGATCCTGATAGGAAAAACAGTTAGTATGTACGAAAATTTCCCAAAATACGGTTATGCGTCACCGGAAGCTTTTTCGGTGGTTACAATACTAGTATCGAGTGCCGGTGAAAAACTAGGGCTCAGTAAAGACGTCGCCTATTCCTTTGGACTGGGTTTCGGGTTTGTCAGAACAGGTTTTATTTCTTACTCCGACTTAGAGATGAAGCAACTCCTTTTCTACGAACTTTTCTTTCCACTGGGTGCATTCGCAAATAATTATCTGGAATTCGAACCCTCTTTGGTAAAGCCGAAAATAAAAGCGTTATTTGAGAGATTCAAGTCTTGGGATGAAAATCCGAAATCATTCGAAATGGATTACATGCTATATGCAAAAGTTGATGAAAATTGGAAAGAGTGGGATGAGATAAGTGGATAAGCGTGGAGTCTACGAGGATTTGGCAATCGCCTTATCAAAAAATCAAACCCTGACTCTAACTCTTTGCGACGCGATTTATCTCGAAGCAATCCCTTAGGGACTTATTATTCATCATATTTGGGGTTATAATTTAAGCAAAAGAACATTAAGGGTCGCTAAAGTGGATAAAAAAGAATTTCAAAAAAGAGCATTAGAAAGCTTCACCAGGTTAGAGGAAGGACAGGTAGAACTCAAAGAGGGTTATTACAAACTCGAAGAAGGTCAGGCGGAACTCAAAAAAGGCCATTCAAAACTTGACGTAGGGCAAGAAGAGTTAAAAAAAGATATACAATTCTTGCATGATGACATGAACTCAAAATTTGAAATGCTAGCCAATGCCATAAAAGAACTGGTTGAAAAAATGGCAACTAAAGAAGATTATGAACGAAGGTTTAGAGACTTAGAGAATAGGATCAGAGAATTAGAGCAGAAAATAGGCCAGTAACAGAGGTGTAATTCAGAGAACAAGCCTAAGTGCCAACCCACCCATCTGTGATTTCTGTAGATGTTATATATTTCGTGGACAAAATCCAAAAACTTATAAATTTCGTGAAAATTTACTATCCGTCATCCTCGAATGTTTCTATCGGGGATCCATTGTTTAATTTCTTTTTTCTTTGTCTTGATACAAAGAAACAAAAATCAAGGGCTGACAAAAAATTAGGAATTATTAAATCAATTCCTTCAGCTAAAAATATTTAATCCAACCACAACCCCAAATCTTTTTTTGACGCTTTCGGAATTGATTTTGGCAATTTTTTGAATGCCCATTTAAGATCTAACAGACTGTCCACGAAATATCTAACACCTACAGCAATGACGCCATTTTTAAGGTCTGAATTCATCCAGGTATTGATTCAGGGCATCTCGATCCTTTATTGACAAGTATCTTCTAACACGTTCTGAGGAATAGTCATAATAAGGGTAGCACGAGCCCGGCTGCGAACCATTTGAAACCTCAACGACGGCTGCTACTTTGAAGCCTGGCATAACGGCAAGATCACCTTCCCTTTCAATCTCATCTGCGGAAACTATTTTCTCTGTAGTAAGAATTATCTTTTTCGCTGCTCGTGACATTATTACATCCTCAAAAACAGGCCCATATATTATGGCATTCCCATCTTCATCGGCTTTCTGCACATGAAGCACTGCCCAATCCGGATAAACAGCAGGTACCGTCAGGATTTCTTCATTTCCATACGGGTTATTAACGGTCTTAAATTTTTTAACCAGATAACTTTCACCGAGATTAGCAATAGGCATAAAAGGGACGCCGAACGCAGCAGCCCTGAGACTCGAGATCACAGTGTAACAAGAATTTTCATTAAATCTGACTCTTCCCTCTTCAACACAACGACGGAAGTTTGGCGCAAGGCCAAATTCTGCCTCAAAGCTTACAAAACCCGCTGCCACCTCTTCTACGCAATCCGCAAAACAAAGAAGATCAAAATCATAATTTGCAGCGGTTTTCATTACTTTAAGATTCTTCTTCCCCTGACGAGCAAGCTCCCTTGCAAATGCAGAGGGAATGCGCTGGAGGAGAAGACCCCCCATTGCCAACCTGTCTCCGTCTGAGACAAGAGAAGCAGCTTCTTCAATAGTCCTTACTTTGCTCAAAATTTAACACCACCTCTTCCACTTTTACCTATTAGCTTATCACAGACATGACCTATGCCAAGTCATAAAAGTAGCGAGACCGCTAAAGCGCTGGTTATTTGAGTAAGACTGGAAAAGGATTTCAATCATGGTTTATTTGTAACGTGCTTGTAAAATCATGGGTGAGATCCTTCTTAATCGGTAAAGCAAAATGGCTATTGGGATTGGGTGGCATTTTACTGATAGTTGCAACAACTGTCATAACCCTGATCTCACCTCGTTTTGCCTTAGATACGCCCCTTATAAAACACCCTGTGATTTTGCTCGTCTCGTTGATGATTTTCTCTGGAATAACATATTTTGTTAT of Thermodesulfobacteriota bacterium contains these proteins:
- a CDS encoding CoA-transferase gives rise to the protein MSKVRTIEEAASLVSDGDRLAMGGLLLQRIPSAFARELARQGKKNLKVMKTAANYDFDLLCFADCVEEVAAGFVSFEAEFGLAPNFRRCVEEGRVRFNENSCYTVISSLRAAAFGVPFMPIANLGESYLVKKFKTVNNPYGNEEILTVPAVYPDWAVLHVQKADEDGNAIIYGPVFEDVIMSRAAKKIILTTEKIVSADEIEREGDLAVMPGFKVAAVVEVSNGSQPGSCYPYYDYSSERVRRYLSIKDRDALNQYLDEFRP
- a CDS encoding GNAT family N-acyltransferase; the encoded protein is MLAQKVASIKKTVSNFNMLLAAYRWKLRLFKPKIVVFYENEHFIIKSVENAHELEQALNLRYEVFYREVLNKRARLQIDVDGFDFICDHLIIIDKKTENVIGTYRFISSTYSDRFYSETEFDIDNIKIAKGNKLELGRACVHRDFRSGAVINLLWRGVSEYMKKVESKYLFGCSSIHTTNGFDIGLVYKYFKTLNYAPDELRVYPNDEYRLKRFDMYLDTIGDINGQEDKIKNLIPTLLKSYIRMGSKVCGEPALDCKFRCADFFTILDLEQLNLSFVKKYKTRESLEP
- a CDS encoding SAM-dependent methyltransferase, with product MSGPITFAKFMQLALYHQGYGYYSSDRTRIGKEGDYYTSPCVHPAFGEIIGRFIYKVYKTLDIQEFTIVEMGAGKGYLALDVLDSIKRDQPEFYSNLNYLMVEISPTLVEEEKSILKDHIRKIKFLNSISEIEDEEVAGVFISNELLDSFPFHRLKYIKDNFQEIYVGLVNDQFTEILDSLSIIELKNYIDRYDIEFREGQEVEINLNAGKWLSDVSRVITRGFVLTIDYGFLAPELFNPTRMTGTSKCLYKHSANDDPLTHIGEQDITAHVDFSNLIRVGESVGLNTFKYITQGQFLIDWGILDIVERYSSKDKSSKTSEQKHILAIKNLFLPELMGDKFKVLIQEKNLGDKLKPFYPESPFKMSFEMPGDRYI